From a single Coleofasciculus chthonoplastes PCC 7420 genomic region:
- a CDS encoding 2OG-Fe(II) oxygenase: protein MNSTALFCIDPDYLNDLATKYRESYAQAQPFPHIVIDNFLPEFVLDNILSEFPQPGSIDWQKFDAPAEKKLASTSELQMGEATRSLLYQLNGSTFINFLEQLTSIEGIIPDPHFVGGGLHQIEPGGYLKMHVDFNQHTRLSLDRRLNLLLYLNKDWHEDYGGHLELWDRDMTRCEKKILPIFNRCVIFSTTDFSYHGHPEPLTCPEGRTRKSLALYYYSNGRPAEEISTVGHSTLFKTRPDEKFTSNQSSGTKVKTFVKKLIPPILIDVRNHLSQKS, encoded by the coding sequence ATGAATTCAACGGCACTGTTTTGTATTGATCCAGACTACTTAAATGATTTAGCAACTAAGTATAGAGAATCATACGCTCAAGCCCAGCCATTTCCTCATATTGTTATTGATAACTTTTTGCCAGAGTTTGTCTTGGATAACATTCTCAGCGAATTTCCTCAACCGGGTTCAATTGATTGGCAAAAATTTGATGCCCCAGCGGAGAAAAAACTGGCATCCACTTCAGAGTTACAGATGGGAGAAGCGACTCGCTCGCTTTTATATCAACTGAACGGTTCCACATTTATTAACTTTTTAGAACAATTGACCAGTATTGAGGGGATTATTCCTGATCCTCACTTCGTGGGTGGGGGACTGCATCAAATTGAACCCGGTGGGTATCTGAAAATGCACGTTGATTTTAATCAGCATACCCGCCTCAGCCTCGACCGTCGTTTAAATCTACTCCTATACTTAAATAAAGACTGGCACGAAGACTATGGCGGTCATCTGGAACTGTGGGATCGGGATATGACGCGGTGCGAAAAGAAGATCCTGCCTATTTTTAATCGCTGTGTCATATTCAGTACCACCGATTTTTCCTATCACGGACATCCTGAGCCATTAACCTGTCCAGAGGGACGCACGCGCAAGTCACTGGCGCTATATTACTACAGCAATGGGCGACCCGCCGAAGAAATTTCTACTGTAGGTCATTCCACCCTGTTTAAAACTCGACCCGACGAAAAATTCACCTCCAACCAATCCTCAGGGACTAAAGTTAAGACCTTTGTCAAGAAACTGATTCCGCCAATTTTGATAGATGTGCGAAATCATCTGAGTCAGAAATCTTAA
- a CDS encoding O-antigen ligase family protein translates to MTPQAQLAMLAWIPVVLFLFVRFPAQKAVIIGFIGAWLFLPQKAGFYFSGLPDYDRVSAVSYSILLATFVFDVGRFRSFKFSWIDIPMVIWCLCQLASSITSGLGAYDGMSAVLGTTMQWGVPYFLGRIYLNDLVGLRLLAIGIFIGGLIYTPLCLYEIRMSPRLHVMVYGYFPHSFVQTVRYGGFRPQVFMRHGLQVGIWMMAASLIGIWLWQSGVLKKLWGIPVSWLVSVLCITFVLAKSTGAWALMALGLIILFVAKWFRTALPFVLTIVIVFSYLYGGVTGEFTGERKDGIIDAVAQVTGEERAGSLGARFNQEEIIGDMARQKILFGWGGWGWTAEDDDSNKTYSAADSFWILTFASHGVVGLLSIYLAMLLPVFSFWWLCYPATTWFHPQVAPAAAVAVVVLLFMADCLLNAHPTPTYILASGSLAGLVIKETRIKQVKSNRAAVTRHSLAQKRQHQHN, encoded by the coding sequence ATGACTCCGCAAGCCCAACTCGCCATGCTCGCCTGGATACCCGTTGTCTTATTTCTGTTTGTGCGGTTTCCGGCGCAGAAGGCAGTGATTATCGGCTTTATTGGCGCATGGCTGTTTTTACCCCAAAAAGCCGGATTTTATTTTTCTGGGTTGCCCGACTATGACCGCGTATCAGCCGTTTCTTATAGTATTTTACTTGCTACATTTGTCTTTGATGTGGGACGTTTCCGGTCATTTAAATTTAGTTGGATTGACATACCTATGGTGATTTGGTGTCTATGTCAATTGGCTTCATCAATCACCAGTGGGTTGGGTGCCTATGATGGGATGTCAGCTGTTCTAGGTACAACAATGCAATGGGGAGTGCCTTATTTTCTTGGTCGAATTTATCTGAACGATTTGGTTGGGTTGCGCTTGTTGGCAATTGGGATTTTTATCGGTGGATTAATTTATACGCCATTGTGTTTATATGAAATCCGGATGAGTCCTCGGTTACACGTAATGGTTTACGGCTATTTTCCCCATAGTTTTGTCCAAACTGTTCGGTACGGGGGATTTAGACCGCAAGTGTTTATGCGACATGGGCTTCAGGTGGGAATTTGGATGATGGCAGCCTCGTTGATAGGAATCTGGTTATGGCAATCTGGAGTGCTAAAAAAACTGTGGGGTATTCCCGTGAGTTGGCTAGTGTCGGTGTTGTGCATTACCTTTGTGTTGGCTAAATCGACGGGGGCGTGGGCGCTGATGGCTTTGGGGCTAATTATCCTGTTTGTAGCTAAATGGTTTCGTACCGCTCTTCCCTTCGTCCTGACAATTGTCATTGTATTTTCCTACCTCTATGGGGGCGTTACTGGAGAATTTACGGGCGAAAGAAAGGATGGAATTATTGATGCTGTCGCCCAAGTGACAGGTGAAGAGCGAGCTGGCTCTTTAGGAGCGAGATTTAATCAGGAAGAGATCATCGGTGATATGGCACGGCAGAAGATATTGTTTGGTTGGGGAGGATGGGGATGGACGGCAGAAGACGATGATTCCAATAAAACATACAGTGCAGCAGACAGTTTTTGGATACTAACCTTTGCCAGTCATGGTGTGGTTGGTTTGTTGAGTATATACCTGGCGATGCTACTCCCGGTTTTCAGCTTTTGGTGGTTATGTTATCCTGCCACAACCTGGTTTCATCCCCAAGTGGCACCGGCGGCGGCTGTGGCAGTGGTGGTACTGTTGTTTATGGCTGATTGTCTGCTGAATGCACACCCCACTCCCACCTATATTCTTGCCTCTGGCTCACTAGCAGGGCTAGTAATCAAAGAAACACGGATTAAGCAAGTCAAAAGCAATCGCGCCGCCGTAACTCGGCATTCCTTAGCTCAGAAGCGACAACACCAGCATAATTAA
- a CDS encoding sulfotransferase family protein, protein MKANSQLVTEPIFLVGAERSGTTVLRLMLDHHPKIAWCYEFEYAVDKVSDEGNFPSLEDYYKWLETHRIFQDTGFTIDRSLSYLQLCHSFLVQKREQVGKKLVGATVHHHFDRLLSIFPDARFIHLIRDGRDVARSCIGMGWAGNVYSGVERWIEAEFLWDKLSQSIPPERQIEVTYETLIEKPIETLTQLCNFIGVPYDEAMLSYAQTTTYDLPDPSLVGQWRRKLSNAEIQLIESRIANRLVERGYELSGLPPLNVTPAMERQLKLQDWWARVQVRVQRYGIALFLSDYLSRRFNINPWQKRVRQKLNDIERIRLK, encoded by the coding sequence ATGAAAGCCAATAGTCAGTTAGTTACCGAACCAATCTTTCTCGTTGGTGCAGAACGTTCTGGAACTACAGTTCTCAGGTTAATGCTCGATCACCATCCTAAAATTGCTTGGTGTTATGAATTTGAATATGCTGTTGATAAAGTATCGGATGAGGGTAACTTCCCGTCACTGGAAGACTATTACAAATGGTTAGAAACTCATCGCATCTTTCAGGATACTGGTTTTACCATTGATCGCAGTTTGAGCTATCTGCAACTTTGCCATAGTTTTTTAGTACAAAAACGGGAGCAGGTGGGCAAAAAGCTTGTTGGTGCGACGGTTCACCACCACTTTGATCGATTGCTGAGTATTTTTCCAGATGCCCGTTTCATCCATCTGATTCGTGATGGCAGAGATGTCGCTCGTTCTTGTATCGGAATGGGCTGGGCAGGGAATGTCTATTCTGGTGTAGAACGTTGGATAGAAGCAGAGTTTTTATGGGACAAGCTTAGTCAGAGCATTCCACCGGAAAGGCAAATTGAGGTAACCTATGAAACTTTAATTGAAAAACCCATTGAGACCCTGACACAACTGTGTAATTTTATTGGTGTCCCTTACGACGAGGCAATGTTGAGTTATGCTCAAACAACGACCTATGATTTGCCAGATCCAAGTTTAGTTGGACAATGGCGACGCAAATTGTCTAATGCGGAAATTCAATTGATTGAATCACGAATTGCGAATAGGCTGGTAGAGCGTGGGTATGAACTCAGCGGTTTGCCACCGCTGAATGTTACCCCTGCAATGGAACGACAACTCAAGTTACAAGATTGGTGGGCGCGTGTACAGGTTCGTGTTCAGCGTTATGGAATAGCCCTGTTTCTCTCAGATTACTTGTCGCGCCGTTTCAACATAAATCCATGGCAAAAGCGAGTTAGACAAAAACTCAATGATATAGAGAGAATCCGTCTGAAGTAA
- the rfbF gene encoding glucose-1-phosphate cytidylyltransferase — protein sequence MNTIPVAILCGGKGTRLKEETEFRPKPMVRVGDRPMIWHIMKTYAHYGFTDFLLCLGYKGNLIREYFFNYDWNHNDVMLELGNKRVTRLNSSHPEENWRIWLIDTGQETMTGGRLKRLAPYLDQIGSDLFMATYGDGVCNVNIKDLLEFHRSHGKLATMTVVHPASRFGEMSIENNLVTFFQEKPQTSAGWINGGYFVLHRQVLELIEGNETIFESDPLKALAAKGELAVYKHESFWQCMDTYRELELLNKLYNSGKALWKVW from the coding sequence ATGAACACTATCCCCGTCGCCATCCTATGTGGTGGCAAAGGCACCCGCCTCAAAGAAGAAACCGAATTTCGACCCAAACCCATGGTCAGGGTTGGCGATCGCCCGATGATCTGGCATATCATGAAAACCTACGCCCACTATGGCTTCACCGACTTCCTCCTCTGTTTGGGCTATAAAGGCAACCTAATCCGCGAATACTTCTTCAACTACGACTGGAATCACAACGACGTGATGCTAGAATTAGGAAACAAGCGCGTCACCCGACTCAACTCCAGTCATCCGGAAGAAAACTGGCGGATTTGGTTAATCGACACCGGGCAAGAAACCATGACCGGCGGACGTTTAAAACGCCTCGCCCCCTACCTGGATCAAATTGGGAGTGACCTATTTATGGCGACTTACGGCGATGGTGTCTGTAATGTTAACATAAAAGACCTGCTTGAGTTCCATCGTAGCCACGGCAAACTAGCCACAATGACCGTCGTTCACCCCGCCTCCCGATTTGGGGAAATGAGTATTGAAAACAACCTAGTCACCTTCTTCCAGGAAAAACCCCAAACCAGTGCTGGTTGGATTAACGGTGGTTATTTTGTCTTGCACCGCCAGGTGTTAGAGTTAATTGAGGGAAACGAGACCATCTTTGAGTCAGACCCTTTAAAAGCCTTAGCCGCCAAAGGAGAACTGGCGGTCTACAAGCATGAGAGTTTCTGGCAATGTATGGATACCTATCGCGAACTGGAACTATTGAATAAACTGTATAATTCTGGCAAAGCCCTGTGGAAAGTATGGTAA
- a CDS encoding GDP-mannose 4,6-dehydratase — MDSFWQDRSVFVTGCTGLLGSWMTQELVNRGANVVGLVRDWVPQSRLFTEGLSKKIVTVYGRVEDIATLERTLSEYEIDTVFHLAAQTIVGVANREPLGTFEANIKGTWNLLEACRRVGGVSRIVVASSDKAYGDQEILPYDETTPLQGEHPYDVSKSCADLICRTYFVSYKLPVCVTRCGNFYGGGDLNFNRIVPGTIRSILRGERPIIRSDGSYIRDYFYVKDGVLAYLHLAEQMERQEIWGEAFNFSNELQITVLELVEKIIGLMDRKDLEPLILNQVKNEIIHQYLSAQKARRLLNWEPEYSLDEALKETIDWYRRFLMPHPELTSSVTR, encoded by the coding sequence ATGGACTCATTTTGGCAAGACCGTTCGGTTTTCGTCACCGGCTGTACCGGACTCCTGGGAAGCTGGATGACGCAAGAATTGGTCAATCGAGGGGCAAATGTGGTCGGCTTAGTGCGAGATTGGGTGCCCCAGTCTCGCTTATTTACAGAAGGATTATCCAAAAAAATAGTCACGGTCTACGGGCGGGTGGAAGATATCGCCACCTTAGAACGAACCCTGAGTGAGTACGAAATCGATACCGTCTTCCATTTGGCCGCCCAAACCATCGTCGGCGTCGCCAACCGAGAACCTCTGGGTACCTTTGAAGCCAATATCAAGGGGACTTGGAACCTCCTAGAAGCCTGTCGCCGCGTGGGGGGAGTCAGTCGTATAGTCGTCGCCTCTAGTGATAAAGCCTACGGCGACCAAGAAATTTTACCTTATGACGAAACTACCCCCCTTCAGGGAGAACATCCCTATGATGTATCCAAAAGTTGTGCGGATTTAATTTGCCGCACCTACTTTGTCAGCTACAAATTACCTGTATGTGTCACCCGCTGCGGTAACTTCTACGGTGGCGGTGATCTCAATTTTAACCGAATTGTCCCTGGCACGATTCGCTCAATTTTACGGGGGGAACGCCCGATTATTCGCAGTGATGGTAGCTATATTCGGGATTATTTCTATGTGAAGGATGGGGTATTAGCCTATTTACATCTCGCCGAACAGATGGAACGCCAGGAGATTTGGGGAGAGGCGTTCAATTTTAGCAATGAACTGCAAATCACAGTGCTAGAGCTGGTTGAGAAGATTATCGGGCTTATGGATAGAAAAGACTTAGAGCCATTGATTCTCAACCAAGTCAAGAATGAAATTATCCATCAATATCTTTCGGCACAAAAGGCACGGCGACTGTTAAACTGGGAACCTGAATACTCCTTAGATGAAGCCTTAAAGGAAACCATCGATTGGTATCGGCGGTTTTTAATGCCACATCCGGAACTGACATCCTCTGTCACTCGTTGA
- a CDS encoding NAD-dependent epimerase/dehydratase family protein, with protein MSYLNQLKDRRVLVTGASGFIGRHVVEMGQAAGVDIHTLSRHSIDKLGITSWTGNLTDDNRIAEIITNLRPDGIIHLAAGGVAYGTGKAPDLLRVNTVGLGVLLETVTSLKLQPSIVIAGSGFEYAPQNRPLKETDPIAPPSAYGVSKAASTLLAQLYATQLPITILRLFSIYGPGEKEPRLTPYIIAQAQRGQPVEITAGEQRRDYTYVKDVAQAFWRALAIPPDNQQLRVLNVASGQTITLRDFIQAIADELSRYHITTDLRFGAKPYRPNELMNYTADISQLQDHLNWLPPTSLQQGLAEMVEEQL; from the coding sequence ATGAGTTACCTGAATCAATTAAAAGACCGTCGCGTATTAGTCACGGGCGCCAGCGGTTTCATTGGTCGCCATGTTGTCGAAATGGGTCAAGCGGCTGGCGTGGACATTCACACTCTATCCCGTCACTCAATCGACAAACTGGGAATCACCTCCTGGACAGGAAATTTAACCGACGACAACCGCATCGCCGAAATTATCACCAATCTTCGCCCCGATGGTATCATCCACTTAGCCGCAGGCGGTGTAGCCTATGGTACTGGTAAAGCCCCCGATTTACTCCGAGTCAACACCGTCGGTTTAGGCGTCTTGCTAGAAACCGTTACATCCCTAAAGTTACAGCCATCAATCGTCATCGCCGGGTCAGGATTTGAATACGCCCCGCAAAATCGCCCCCTCAAAGAAACTGACCCCATCGCCCCTCCCTCCGCCTATGGCGTATCCAAAGCCGCCTCAACCCTCCTCGCCCAACTCTACGCCACTCAGTTACCGATTACCATCCTGCGCTTATTCAGTATCTATGGTCCAGGGGAGAAAGAACCCCGCCTCACCCCTTATATCATCGCTCAAGCCCAACGGGGTCAACCTGTAGAAATCACCGCTGGCGAACAACGTCGCGATTATACTTATGTCAAAGATGTTGCCCAAGCCTTTTGGCGGGCATTAGCAATTCCCCCGGATAACCAGCAACTTCGGGTATTAAATGTGGCGTCTGGTCAAACCATTACCCTACGGGATTTTATCCAAGCAATTGCCGATGAACTCAGCCGCTATCATATCACCACTGACCTGCGATTTGGGGCTAAACCCTACCGACCCAATGAACTGATGAACTATACTGCAGATATCAGCCAACTCCAAGACCATCTCAATTGGTTACCCCCAACCTCCCTCCAACAAGGACTAGCGGAAATGGTAGAGGAACAACTGTGA
- a CDS encoding polysaccharide biosynthesis C-terminal domain-containing protein, whose product MNKLDQVTLIPRTLRRDDRGWFLKVIDGKEEGLPHHTGEVYLTLAVPGQNRGGHYHIKAHEWFTVVQGSALVSLADTSTHEQRQMTLTATEPVTLVVPPGIAHIFRNPPDSQEPMLLVAYSDELYDPADTIPYSFNS is encoded by the coding sequence GTGAATAAACTAGACCAAGTTACCTTAATCCCCAGAACATTGAGACGTGACGACCGAGGTTGGTTCCTCAAAGTCATCGACGGCAAAGAAGAAGGACTCCCCCATCACACCGGCGAAGTTTACCTCACTCTGGCTGTACCCGGTCAAAACCGGGGCGGTCATTACCACATCAAAGCCCATGAATGGTTTACCGTGGTTCAAGGTAGCGCCTTGGTCAGTTTAGCCGATACCTCTACCCATGAACAACGACAGATGACCTTAACTGCTACTGAACCCGTCACCCTCGTGGTTCCGCCCGGTATTGCCCATATCTTTCGCAATCCCCCAGATAGCCAGGAGCCGATGCTCTTAGTCGCCTACTCAGATGAATTATACGACCCCGCTGACACCATTCCCTATTCTTTCAACTCATAA
- a CDS encoding glycosyltransferase family A protein: protein MTTQLDIQRPTQHAIGIQPTVTLLIPVYKGGAYWQECWQSVTPLAHKFDRILVSFNYSELQQQDLQVVEADKPDNLEVIVQPQLLPTITAHIVSLLDHIYTDYIFFLCADDWLLEAGVVEALELLRNHADQNLSIVGSHEWHETADFYSIVTQHLSTFPEGIKASDYIRMDMDSRLTIQLSGLITSASSLKRCQPMMKMFSTGWRLDDFVAVHPGIDRLWQSLQPSVKIRRHPGQVSAQGAQVRSTIVTDNTSYYLIQGLHSSDSQFISRAVETVYQIWDRNKPNFFQAVLHILRVLLASLTWRNCPGRVKTIGYLWLYAPQVWSVVFNQVFSKIRRLTP, encoded by the coding sequence ATGACCACTCAGCTTGACATTCAACGTCCAACCCAACACGCTATTGGCATTCAGCCCACAGTGACGCTGCTGATTCCCGTGTATAAAGGGGGTGCGTACTGGCAAGAGTGCTGGCAGAGTGTCACCCCACTGGCACATAAGTTTGATCGCATCCTGGTTAGTTTTAATTATAGTGAGTTACAACAGCAAGACTTGCAGGTGGTTGAAGCCGATAAACCGGATAACCTAGAGGTTATCGTTCAACCCCAACTCCTCCCCACCATCACCGCCCATATTGTCTCCCTGCTTGACCATATTTACACCGATTACATTTTTTTCCTATGTGCTGATGATTGGCTGCTGGAAGCGGGAGTAGTAGAAGCCTTGGAACTGTTACGGAATCATGCTGATCAAAACCTATCAATCGTCGGGTCTCATGAATGGCATGAAACCGCTGACTTCTATTCCATCGTAACCCAACATCTATCGACGTTTCCTGAAGGAATTAAGGCGTCTGACTATATCCGTATGGATATGGATAGTCGCTTAACCATCCAATTATCGGGTCTAATTACATCAGCATCCAGTTTAAAGCGCTGTCAGCCAATGATGAAGATGTTTTCCACAGGCTGGCGCTTGGATGACTTTGTCGCGGTTCACCCCGGAATTGATCGATTGTGGCAAAGCTTACAACCCAGCGTTAAGATTAGGAGACATCCAGGACAAGTTAGCGCACAAGGCGCTCAAGTCAGATCCACTATAGTGACAGACAATACCAGCTACTATTTGATTCAAGGATTACATAGTTCAGATTCTCAATTTATATCCCGTGCCGTGGAAACAGTTTATCAAATTTGGGATAGAAATAAACCTAATTTCTTCCAGGCTGTTTTGCATATTCTGCGCGTCCTCTTAGCTAGCTTAACGTGGCGCAACTGTCCGGGTCGGGTAAAGACGATAGGCTATTTATGGCTATATGCGCCCCAAGTCTGGTCAGTAGTTTTTAATCAAGTCTTTTCCAAGATAAGGAGATTAACTCCATGA
- a CDS encoding sulfotransferase domain-containing protein yields MTTIYLHIGLPKTGTSSIQSFLLDNRDNLLDKGFLYPLTGRPNASSFPQIRVGHHKLAHELTQEETGILPSSVWEDVQQEIKTLGSENVIISAEYFTLILESEKISNLKNYLSEYETKIVIYLRKQDDYLTSLYCEKVKMGLESCTLQEFIKENKPYGDYYNLLQMWRQYFGQENLIIRVYEKSQFKNGLINDFLNSIDFPLEASQMKYNSFSLSSNVSQSRKATKIMQRLNKINGGNTAIQKRLKRKMVSLYHDVLSTDNSVSNLILKIPNSIISDELISVQDRINLLQEFAESNRRVAQEYLERESGQLFYSTLEPII; encoded by the coding sequence ATGACTACAATTTATTTACACATTGGTTTGCCAAAAACAGGGACAAGTTCTATACAAAGTTTTTTACTAGACAACAGGGACAATTTATTGGATAAAGGTTTTTTATATCCCCTCACCGGTAGACCTAATGCTAGTTCTTTCCCGCAAATCCGTGTGGGTCACCACAAGCTAGCCCATGAATTAACCCAAGAAGAAACAGGCATTTTGCCTTCCTCTGTCTGGGAGGATGTTCAGCAAGAAATTAAGACGCTTGGTAGTGAAAATGTTATTATCAGCGCCGAATATTTTACTCTAATATTAGAGTCGGAGAAAATTTCTAACTTAAAAAATTATCTATCCGAGTATGAAACTAAAATTGTCATTTATCTCAGAAAGCAAGATGACTATTTGACATCTCTTTATTGTGAAAAAGTAAAGATGGGTTTAGAAAGCTGTACCCTTCAGGAGTTTATTAAAGAAAACAAGCCTTACGGAGATTATTACAATTTACTTCAAATGTGGCGTCAATACTTTGGTCAAGAAAATTTAATCATTAGAGTCTATGAAAAAAGCCAATTTAAAAATGGATTAATCAATGATTTTCTAAATTCGATTGATTTCCCTCTAGAGGCAAGTCAAATGAAGTACAATTCTTTTTCTCTTTCTTCTAATGTTTCCCAAAGCAGAAAAGCGACAAAGATAATGCAACGTTTGAATAAAATCAATGGAGGTAATACGGCTATTCAGAAGCGCCTAAAAAGGAAAATGGTCAGCTTATACCATGACGTTTTATCCACTGATAATTCAGTATCAAACTTAATCTTGAAAATACCTAATTCAATAATCAGCGATGAGTTAATTTCAGTTCAAGATAGAATTAACCTTTTGCAGGAATTTGCAGAATCCAATCGCCGAGTAGCCCAGGAGTATCTTGAACGAGAAAGCGGTCAACTGTTTTACTCCACTTTAGAGCCAATTATTTAG
- a CDS encoding sulfotransferase, which translates to MESNYILIVGQGRSGTNWLLDLLDLSPHTHCRNELDKLKDSSLAQLPSPTVRHPLDDSFPSEWDQAVASASLSMGDRDRIGTRRKSHIYEPVRRLGGGLILGKRGGRQFLSSVFPRLGQPEWLVPWWFAHPDALKQALTVLKINMAPAWADWVLRNRPDVLVIHIVRHPGGFLNSMSRRYWADQDITVVKQDNRERLREIVKHEPEWAERFGEIDAMSVEESELWYWRYASETIHTTGEGRPNYVQLVYEDLVANPIEVAKHVYEKCHLPWTKDIEAEIAESASSSNAIATAWYKKLEPEQIELVQRILDSSLMSQWWDNQSP; encoded by the coding sequence ATGGAATCAAACTATATTTTAATTGTCGGACAAGGGCGTTCTGGAACAAACTGGTTGCTCGACCTCCTCGACCTAAGCCCCCATACTCATTGTCGCAATGAACTGGATAAGTTAAAGGACTCCTCTCTCGCCCAACTTCCCTCGCCTACTGTCCGACACCCCCTTGATGATTCTTTCCCATCGGAGTGGGATCAAGCCGTTGCCTCCGCTAGCTTAAGTATGGGCGATCGCGACAGAATTGGCACTCGTCGGAAGTCCCATATCTATGAACCTGTGCGTCGGTTAGGCGGTGGTTTGATTCTGGGTAAACGTGGGGGACGTCAGTTCCTTTCCTCTGTATTTCCTCGGTTAGGACAACCGGAATGGTTAGTACCGTGGTGGTTTGCTCACCCGGATGCCCTGAAGCAGGCTTTGACTGTTTTAAAAATTAACATGGCACCAGCCTGGGCGGATTGGGTTTTACGCAACCGTCCTGATGTTCTAGTGATTCATATTGTCCGACATCCGGGCGGATTTTTGAATTCGATGAGTCGTCGCTATTGGGCAGATCAGGATATTACGGTGGTTAAGCAGGATAACCGGGAACGCCTCAGGGAAATTGTTAAACATGAACCCGAATGGGCTGAACGGTTTGGTGAGATAGACGCCATGTCTGTCGAGGAATCGGAGTTGTGGTATTGGCGCTATGCTAGCGAAACCATTCATACTACAGGTGAGGGACGTCCCAACTATGTGCAGCTTGTCTACGAGGACTTGGTTGCTAATCCTATTGAGGTGGCGAAGCATGTTTATGAGAAATGTCATCTACCCTGGACAAAGGACATCGAAGCGGAGATAGCTGAAAGTGCATCAAGTTCTAACGCGATCGCGACGGCATGGTATAAGAAGTTAGAGCCAGAGCAGATCGAGTTAGTCCAGCGCATTCTGGATAGCAGCTTGATGTCTCAGTGGTGGGACAACCAGTCGCCTTGA
- a CDS encoding glycosyltransferase family 4 protein, which produces MPSYRVGFLSSRNYLDRNAFSGTLNSMYRALKATDLQVVELGNPQTPYRWRQIWHRVMKNKTSRKIGSPDYLVEYTKFAYEVQKQLIQRTCDVLFAPVASEELSFFQTNLPIVYCSDTTLKLYQKYYSLNLDNQEIEWKERLERITLSKVSKLVYSSEWAAYSAIEDYQADAAKVEVIPFGANLDDPPSAEQALSRKLGSPCQLLFVGKDWQRKGGTIAFETLVALLQRGVEAELVVVGTVPPVKHEKLTVIPYLNKNVPQQRQKLNELFLKSHFFVFPTRAECSPIVICEANAFGLPVLTTDVGGIPTIVKSGENGYMLSLSASGAEYARLIADIVSEPNRYEQLVHSCRREYDQRLNWDKWGERMSQIIGDMLD; this is translated from the coding sequence ATGCCAAGCTATCGAGTTGGATTTTTATCGTCTCGTAATTACTTAGATAGAAATGCCTTTTCGGGTACCCTCAACTCGATGTATAGAGCATTAAAAGCAACCGACCTTCAGGTGGTGGAGTTAGGAAATCCCCAAACCCCTTATCGCTGGCGGCAAATTTGGCATCGGGTAATGAAAAATAAGACGTCTCGGAAAATAGGTTCCCCAGATTATCTGGTTGAGTATACTAAATTTGCTTATGAGGTACAAAAGCAGCTTATTCAACGAACTTGTGATGTCCTATTTGCTCCCGTTGCTTCAGAAGAATTAAGTTTCTTTCAAACCAATTTGCCAATTGTTTATTGTTCAGATACTACCTTAAAACTATATCAAAAATATTATTCTTTAAATTTAGATAATCAAGAAATAGAATGGAAAGAACGGCTAGAAAGGATAACCCTCTCAAAAGTCAGTAAATTAGTTTATTCCTCCGAGTGGGCAGCTTATTCAGCTATAGAAGATTACCAGGCGGATGCGGCTAAGGTTGAGGTAATTCCCTTTGGTGCAAATTTAGATGACCCGCCTTCAGCGGAGCAAGCCCTATCCCGAAAACTGGGTTCACCCTGTCAGTTGTTATTTGTGGGCAAAGATTGGCAGAGGAAGGGGGGAACTATTGCCTTTGAAACCCTAGTGGCTTTACTTCAGCGAGGGGTAGAGGCGGAGCTAGTGGTTGTGGGAACGGTGCCGCCGGTTAAGCATGAAAAATTGACGGTGATTCCTTATTTAAATAAAAATGTACCCCAGCAGCGACAAAAACTGAATGAGTTGTTTCTGAAGTCACATTTTTTTGTTTTCCCTACTCGTGCAGAATGTTCACCCATTGTGATTTGTGAAGCCAATGCGTTTGGTTTACCCGTGTTGACCACGGATGTGGGTGGTATTCCAACGATTGTCAAGTCGGGGGAAAATGGTTATATGTTATCGCTTTCGGCGTCAGGAGCGGAGTATGCTCGTTTAATTGCGGATATCGTTTCAGAACCGAATCGCTATGAGCAGTTGGTTCATTCTTGTCGGCGGGAATATGATCAGCGTTTGAATTGGGATAAGTGGGGGGAAAGAATGTCTCAGATCATTGGAGATATGCTGGATTGA